From the Brachyhypopomus gauderio isolate BG-103 chromosome 5, BGAUD_0.2, whole genome shotgun sequence genome, one window contains:
- the dennd5b gene encoding DENN domain-containing protein 5B isoform X3 codes for MSSSAAVSAPASCRFAHYFVICGVDHRTGLEPDALAGENFDQSPLRRTFKSKVLAHYPENIDCNPFDQDAVNMLCMPKGLSFRTQRDDRTPHFHSFLITREDGSRTYGFVHTFYEEVTSPQIRSAMQTLLQMHHAEHTSSQSSQSCPSTSSSTSSMDSLASSSDEAESPSSPSSSSSPRTGCACSASSYDAQRDTLYASKALCLLTPMPFMHACRRFLAQLHGAVSAQQPPPLPLESYVHNVLYEVPLPPPGRSLKFHGVYEPVVCQRPGHTELPLLDFPLGETFGLLGVENLVQLFTCVLLEMQVLLYSQDYQRLMVVAEGITALLFPFQWQHVYVPILPASLLHFLDAPVPYLMGLQSKEGTDRSKLELPQEANLCFVDIDNHCIELPEDFPQFPNRAEFVQELSEVLLQHGLTADRGVSSLSTSAPRSESTSLRQLEEDGRNGNLPGDSSDTLDLLQGNATLERLQALSRRTGVKVAGLEALVAGQQTPGEEGAAGKGGVEEEEVRNAQLNVQLREVFAARFATMFADYEAFVIQNSPDLESWLTNREQMHNFDKASFLSDQPEPYLPFLSRFIETQMFATFIDNKIISQWEGKEPLLRVFDGRLQKARLHNVRAPSLRSSIYQRCTFLKESARATEQRYAKIDHTAIHPHLLNMKIGQGRYQRGFFPTLQADVLASGPPNNRWTNRTCTAPRRKDWPRQQADHLPLDNDLKEKCVQETRGLGKTTRQPKLSDLSPAVIAQTNCKFVEGLLKECRMKTKRMLVDKMGGEAVELGHGEATITGLEENTLIASMCDLLERIWSHGLQIKQGKSALWSHLMHYQVREERLEQQTDSPVSNGPERRKSESSVGLPALHVSVVQDMRHIQHMEEIKTDVGRARAWIRLSLEKKLLSQHLRQLLTNTALTKKLYKRYAFLRCEEEKEQFLFHLLSLNAVDYFCFTSVFTTIMIPYRVVIIPIKKLSNTMTTSNPWVCVSGELGDSGIMQIPKNVLEMTFDSAFRPHTHISALFKCQNLGKLTTVQLGHDNAGLLAKWLVDCVMVRNEITGHTYRFPCGRWLGKGVDDGSLERVLIGELMVPCSEEEMARGAKTPPPQRSPSQLRRISITSLTGRANKPTVEQIQEALSEAVNNTVKHFQKPEKERGSLTVLLCGEGGLVGVLEQVFHHGFRTARLFQKTVFVWDFIERTVMYLEGADQMDSLQEMAEHLRLTANTLCRYANAINNTSRSLGKDGKLQLLVCLGARDRLLPAWLPLLVECPDIARMYEDVALLRDRHAVAALVAALQTLHDFPITLESSITKGVEL; via the exons GTGAGAACTTTGACCAGAGTCCCCTCAGAAGGACGTTCAAGTCCAAAGTGCTGGCCCACTACCCAGAAAACATAGACTGTAACCCTTTTGACCAGGATGCTGTTAACATG cTGTGCATGCCCAAAGGCCTGTCGTTCCGCACACAGAGGGACGACCGCACCCCCCACTTCCACTCCTTCCTCATCACGCGTGAGGACGGCTCCCGCACGTACGGCTTCGTTCACACCTTCTACGAGGAGGTGACCAGCCCCCAGATCCGCTCGGCCATGCAGACCCTGCTGCAGATGCACCACGCCGAGCACACgtcctcccagtcctcccagtcctgcccctccacctcctcctccacctccagcaTGGACTCGCTGGCCAGCAGCTCGGACGAGGCCGAGTCtccttcctccccctcctcctcctcctccccgcggACGGGCTGCGCTTGTTCGGCCTCGTCCTACGACGCGCAGCGGGACACCCTGTACGCGTCCAAGGCGCTGTGTCTGCTCACCCCCATGCCCTTCATGCACGCCTGCCGGCGCTTCCTGGCCCAACTGCACGGCGCCGTCTCGGCCCAGCAGCCCCCGCCGCTGCCCCTGGAGAGCTACGTCCACAACGTGCTGTACGAGGTGCCCCTGCCCCCGCCCGGCCGCTCCCTCAAGTTCCACGGCGTCTACGAGCCCGTCGTCTGCCAGCGGCCCGGCCACACCGAGCTGCCGCTCCTGGACTTCCCGCTGGGCGAGACCTTCGGCCTGCTGGGCGTGGAGAACCTGGTGCAGCTCTTCACCTGCGTCCTGTTGGAGATGCAGGTCCTGCTCTACTCTCAGG actacCAGAGGCTGATGGTGGTGGCGGAGGGCATCACTGCCCTGCTCTTCCCCTTCCAGTGGCAACACGTGTACGTGCCCATCCTGCCCGCCTCCCTGCTGCACTTCCTCGACGCCCCCGTGCCCTACCTCATGGGCCTGCAGTCCAAAGAGGGCACGGACCGCTCCAAACTGGAGCTACCTCaagag GCGAACCTTTGCTTCGTGGACATCGACAACCACTGCATCGAGCTGCCCGAGGACTTCCCCCAGTTCCCCAACAGGGCCGAGTTCGTCCAGGAGCTCAGCGAGGTGCTTCTACAACACGGCCTGACCGCAGACCGTGGCGTCTCCTCGCTTTCGACCTCCGCCCCCCGCTCAGAGAGCACCTCCCTCAGGCAACTGGAGGAGGACGGGCGCAACGGGAACCTGCCGGGCGACTCCTCGGACACGCTGGACCTCCTGCAGGGCAACGCCACCCTGGAGCGCCTCCAGGCCCTGTCCCGGCGCACGGGGGTGAAGGTGGCGGGCCTGGAGGCGCTGGTGGCCGGGCAGCAGACCCCGGGGGAGGAGGGCGCGGCGGGGAAGGGCggcgtggaggaggaggaggtgaggaacGCCCAGCTGAACGTGCAGCTGAGGGAGGTGTTCGCCGCACGCTTCGCCACCATGTTCGCCGACTACGAGGCGTTCGTGATCCAGAACTCGCCCGACCTGGAGTCCTGGCTCACCAACCGTGAGCAGATGCACAACTTCGACAAG GCCTCCTTCCTGTCCGACCAGCCGGAGCCGTACCTGCCTTTCCTGTCTCGCTTCATCGAGACCCAAATGTTCGCCACCTTCATCGACAACAAGATCATCTCCCAGTGGGAGGGGAAGGAGCCGCTGCTGCGTGTGTTTGACGGGCGGCTGCAGAAGGCCCGTCTCCACAACGTGCGAGCTCCCAGCCTGCGCTCCTCCATCTACCAGAGGTGCACCTTCCTCAAAGAGTCTG CTCGGGCCACAGAGCAGCGCTATGCCAAGATCGACCACACGGCCATCCACCCCCACCTGTTGAACATGAAGATCGGCCAGGGCCGATACCAGCGGGGCTTCTTCCCCACGCTGCAGGCTGACGTCCTCGCCTCGGGGCCCCCCAACAA CAGGTGGACCAATCGCACTTGCACAGCTCCACGCAGGAAGGACTGGCCCAGACAGCAGGCGGATCACCTGCCGCTGGACAACGACCTCAAAGAG AAGTGCGTGCAGGAGACGCGTGGTCTGGGGAAGACCACCAGACAACCCAAGCTGTCTGACCTCTCGCCCGCCGTCATCGCCCAGACCAACTGCAAGTTTGTGGAGGGTCTGCTGAAGGAGTGCaggatgaag actaAGCGTATGCTGGTGGATAAGATGGGTGGAGAGGCGGTGGAGTTGGGCCACGGTGAGGCCACCATCACTGGTCTGGAGGAGAACACGCTCATCGCCAGCATGTGTGACCTGTTGGAGAGAATCTGGAGCCACGGCCTTCAGATCAAACAG GGCAAGTCTGCTTTGTGGTCCCACTTAATGCACTACCAGGTCAGAGAGGAGAGGCTGGAACAACAGACAGATTCTCCAG TGTCCAACGGACCAGAGCGGCGCAAGTCTGAGTCGTCTGTGGGTCTCCCAGCACTGCACGTCTCTGTTGTGCAGGACATGAG acatatccaGCACATGGAGGAGATCAAGACTGATGTGGGTCGAGCTCGAGCCTGGATCCGCCTGTCTCTAGAGAAGAAGCTGCTCTCACAGCACCTCCGACAACTGCTGACCAACACCGCCTTGACCAA GAAGTTGTATAAGCGGTACGCCTTCCTTCGCTGCGAAGAGGAAAAAGAACAGTTTCTCTTCCATCTGCTGAGTCTGAATGCTGTGGACTATTTCTGCTTTACCAGCGTCTTCACCACCATCA TGATTCCATACCGGGTTGTCATCATCCCCATCAAGAAGCTGAGTAACACCATGACGACATCAAACCCCTGGGTGTGCGTGTCTGGCGAACTGGGTGACTCTGGTATCATGCAGATCCCAAAGAACGTTCTGGAGATGACGTTTGAC TCTGCCTTTAGGCCTCACACGCACATCTCCGCCCTCTTCAAG TGTCAGAACCTGGGGAAGCTGACCACAGTACAGCTGGGCCATGATAATGCTGGACTTCTGGCCAAGTGGCTGGTGGACTGTGTGATGGTCCGTAATGAGATAACAGGACACACGTACAG GTTCCCTTGTGGCCGGTGGCTAGGGAAGGGTGTGGACGATGGCAGTCTGGAGCGTGTCCTGATTGGTGAGTTAATGGTTCCGTGCAGTGAAGAAGAGATGGCTCGAGGGGCTAAGACTCCGCCCCCTCAGCGCTCACCCTCACAACTTCGGCGAATCAGCATAACGTCCCTCACGGGCCGGGCAAACA AACCAACGGTTGAACAGATACAGGAAGCTCTCAGTGAAGCTGTGAACAACACTGTGAAACATTTTCAAAAGCCAGAAAAAGAG AGAGGCAGCCTGACCGTTCTTCTGTGTGGAGAGGGGGGCTTGGTGGGCGTCCTGGAGCAGGTCTTCCACCACGGCTTCCGCACTGCCCGCCTCTTCCAGAAAACCGTCTTCGTGTGGGACTTCATAG AGAGGACAGTGATGTATTTGGAGGGTGCTGATCAGATGGACAGTCTGCAGGAAATGGCCGAGCACCTCCGGCTGACCGCCAACACGCTCTGTCGCTACGCTAATGCCATCAACAACACATCGCGCAGCCTTGGCAAAGACGGCAAGCTCCAGCTCCTGGTTTGCCTCGGGGCGAG AGACCGACTGCTGCCTGCctggctccccctgctggtggaGTGTCCCGACATCGCGCGCATGTACGAGGACGTCGCGCTCCTGCGTGACCGCCACGCTGTGGCTGCTCTCGTCGCCGCCCTGCAGACGCTCCACGACTTCCCCATCACTCTGGAGAGCTCAATCACCAAGGGGGTGGAGCTGTaa
- the dennd5b gene encoding DENN domain-containing protein 5B isoform X4, with the protein MSSSAAVSAPASCRFAHYFVICGVDHRTGLEPDALAGENFDQSPLRRTFKSKVLAHYPENIDCNPFDQDAVNMLCMPKGLSFRTQRDDRTPHFHSFLITREDGSRTYGFVHTFYEEVTSPQIRSAMQTLLQMHHAEHTSSQSSQSCPSTSSSTSSMDSLASSSDEAESPSSPSSSSSPRTGCACSASSYDAQRDTLYASKALCLLTPMPFMHACRRFLAQLHGAVSAQQPPPLPLESYVHNVLYEVPLPPPGRSLKFHGVYEPVVCQRPGHTELPLLDFPLGETFGLLGVENLVQLFTCVLLEMQVLLYSQDYQRLMVVAEGITALLFPFQWQHVYVPILPASLLHFLDAPVPYLMGLQSKEGTDRSKLELPQEANLCFVDIDNHCIELPEDFPQFPNRAEFVQELSEVLLQHGLTADRGVSSLSTSAPRSESTSLRQLEEDGRNGNLPGDSSDTLDLLQGNATLERLQALSRRTGVKVAGLEALVAGQQTPGEEGAAGKGGVEEEEVRNAQLNVQLREVFAARFATMFADYEAFVIQNSPDLESWLTNREQMHNFDKASFLSDQPEPYLPFLSRFIETQMFATFIDNKIISQWEGKEPLLRVFDGRLQKARLHNVRAPSLRSSIYQRCTFLKESARATEQRYAKIDHTAIHPHLLNMKIGQGRYQRGFFPTLQADVLASGPPNNRWTNRTCTAPRRKDWPRQQADHLPLDNDLKEKCVQETRGLGKTTRQPKLSDLSPAVIAQTNCKFVEGLLKECRMKTKRMLVDKMGGEAVELGHGEATITGLEENTLIASMCDLLERIWSHGLQIKQGKSALWSHLMHYQVREERLEQQTDSPVSNGPERRKSESSVGLPALHVSVVQDMRHIQHMEEIKTDVGRARAWIRLSLEKKLLSQHLRQLLTNTALTKKLYKRYAFLRCEEEKEQFLFHLLSLNAVDYFCFTSVFTTIMIPYRVVIIPIKKLSNTMTTSNPWVCVSGELGDSGIMQIPKNVLEMTFDCQNLGKLTTVQLGHDNAGLLAKWLVDCVMVRNEITGHTYRFPCGRWLGKGVDDGSLERVLIGELMVPCSEEEMARGAKTPPPQRSPSQLRRISITSLTGRANKPTVEQIQEALSEAVNNTVKHFQKPEKERGSLTVLLCGEGGLVGVLEQVFHHGFRTARLFQKTVFVWDFIERTVMYLEGADQMDSLQEMAEHLRLTANTLCRYANAINNTSRSLGKDGKLQLLVCLGARDRLLPAWLPLLVECPDIARMYEDVALLRDRHAVAALVAALQTLHDFPITLESSITKGVEL; encoded by the exons GTGAGAACTTTGACCAGAGTCCCCTCAGAAGGACGTTCAAGTCCAAAGTGCTGGCCCACTACCCAGAAAACATAGACTGTAACCCTTTTGACCAGGATGCTGTTAACATG cTGTGCATGCCCAAAGGCCTGTCGTTCCGCACACAGAGGGACGACCGCACCCCCCACTTCCACTCCTTCCTCATCACGCGTGAGGACGGCTCCCGCACGTACGGCTTCGTTCACACCTTCTACGAGGAGGTGACCAGCCCCCAGATCCGCTCGGCCATGCAGACCCTGCTGCAGATGCACCACGCCGAGCACACgtcctcccagtcctcccagtcctgcccctccacctcctcctccacctccagcaTGGACTCGCTGGCCAGCAGCTCGGACGAGGCCGAGTCtccttcctccccctcctcctcctcctccccgcggACGGGCTGCGCTTGTTCGGCCTCGTCCTACGACGCGCAGCGGGACACCCTGTACGCGTCCAAGGCGCTGTGTCTGCTCACCCCCATGCCCTTCATGCACGCCTGCCGGCGCTTCCTGGCCCAACTGCACGGCGCCGTCTCGGCCCAGCAGCCCCCGCCGCTGCCCCTGGAGAGCTACGTCCACAACGTGCTGTACGAGGTGCCCCTGCCCCCGCCCGGCCGCTCCCTCAAGTTCCACGGCGTCTACGAGCCCGTCGTCTGCCAGCGGCCCGGCCACACCGAGCTGCCGCTCCTGGACTTCCCGCTGGGCGAGACCTTCGGCCTGCTGGGCGTGGAGAACCTGGTGCAGCTCTTCACCTGCGTCCTGTTGGAGATGCAGGTCCTGCTCTACTCTCAGG actacCAGAGGCTGATGGTGGTGGCGGAGGGCATCACTGCCCTGCTCTTCCCCTTCCAGTGGCAACACGTGTACGTGCCCATCCTGCCCGCCTCCCTGCTGCACTTCCTCGACGCCCCCGTGCCCTACCTCATGGGCCTGCAGTCCAAAGAGGGCACGGACCGCTCCAAACTGGAGCTACCTCaagag GCGAACCTTTGCTTCGTGGACATCGACAACCACTGCATCGAGCTGCCCGAGGACTTCCCCCAGTTCCCCAACAGGGCCGAGTTCGTCCAGGAGCTCAGCGAGGTGCTTCTACAACACGGCCTGACCGCAGACCGTGGCGTCTCCTCGCTTTCGACCTCCGCCCCCCGCTCAGAGAGCACCTCCCTCAGGCAACTGGAGGAGGACGGGCGCAACGGGAACCTGCCGGGCGACTCCTCGGACACGCTGGACCTCCTGCAGGGCAACGCCACCCTGGAGCGCCTCCAGGCCCTGTCCCGGCGCACGGGGGTGAAGGTGGCGGGCCTGGAGGCGCTGGTGGCCGGGCAGCAGACCCCGGGGGAGGAGGGCGCGGCGGGGAAGGGCggcgtggaggaggaggaggtgaggaacGCCCAGCTGAACGTGCAGCTGAGGGAGGTGTTCGCCGCACGCTTCGCCACCATGTTCGCCGACTACGAGGCGTTCGTGATCCAGAACTCGCCCGACCTGGAGTCCTGGCTCACCAACCGTGAGCAGATGCACAACTTCGACAAG GCCTCCTTCCTGTCCGACCAGCCGGAGCCGTACCTGCCTTTCCTGTCTCGCTTCATCGAGACCCAAATGTTCGCCACCTTCATCGACAACAAGATCATCTCCCAGTGGGAGGGGAAGGAGCCGCTGCTGCGTGTGTTTGACGGGCGGCTGCAGAAGGCCCGTCTCCACAACGTGCGAGCTCCCAGCCTGCGCTCCTCCATCTACCAGAGGTGCACCTTCCTCAAAGAGTCTG CTCGGGCCACAGAGCAGCGCTATGCCAAGATCGACCACACGGCCATCCACCCCCACCTGTTGAACATGAAGATCGGCCAGGGCCGATACCAGCGGGGCTTCTTCCCCACGCTGCAGGCTGACGTCCTCGCCTCGGGGCCCCCCAACAA CAGGTGGACCAATCGCACTTGCACAGCTCCACGCAGGAAGGACTGGCCCAGACAGCAGGCGGATCACCTGCCGCTGGACAACGACCTCAAAGAG AAGTGCGTGCAGGAGACGCGTGGTCTGGGGAAGACCACCAGACAACCCAAGCTGTCTGACCTCTCGCCCGCCGTCATCGCCCAGACCAACTGCAAGTTTGTGGAGGGTCTGCTGAAGGAGTGCaggatgaag actaAGCGTATGCTGGTGGATAAGATGGGTGGAGAGGCGGTGGAGTTGGGCCACGGTGAGGCCACCATCACTGGTCTGGAGGAGAACACGCTCATCGCCAGCATGTGTGACCTGTTGGAGAGAATCTGGAGCCACGGCCTTCAGATCAAACAG GGCAAGTCTGCTTTGTGGTCCCACTTAATGCACTACCAGGTCAGAGAGGAGAGGCTGGAACAACAGACAGATTCTCCAG TGTCCAACGGACCAGAGCGGCGCAAGTCTGAGTCGTCTGTGGGTCTCCCAGCACTGCACGTCTCTGTTGTGCAGGACATGAG acatatccaGCACATGGAGGAGATCAAGACTGATGTGGGTCGAGCTCGAGCCTGGATCCGCCTGTCTCTAGAGAAGAAGCTGCTCTCACAGCACCTCCGACAACTGCTGACCAACACCGCCTTGACCAA GAAGTTGTATAAGCGGTACGCCTTCCTTCGCTGCGAAGAGGAAAAAGAACAGTTTCTCTTCCATCTGCTGAGTCTGAATGCTGTGGACTATTTCTGCTTTACCAGCGTCTTCACCACCATCA TGATTCCATACCGGGTTGTCATCATCCCCATCAAGAAGCTGAGTAACACCATGACGACATCAAACCCCTGGGTGTGCGTGTCTGGCGAACTGGGTGACTCTGGTATCATGCAGATCCCAAAGAACGTTCTGGAGATGACGTTTGAC TGTCAGAACCTGGGGAAGCTGACCACAGTACAGCTGGGCCATGATAATGCTGGACTTCTGGCCAAGTGGCTGGTGGACTGTGTGATGGTCCGTAATGAGATAACAGGACACACGTACAG GTTCCCTTGTGGCCGGTGGCTAGGGAAGGGTGTGGACGATGGCAGTCTGGAGCGTGTCCTGATTGGTGAGTTAATGGTTCCGTGCAGTGAAGAAGAGATGGCTCGAGGGGCTAAGACTCCGCCCCCTCAGCGCTCACCCTCACAACTTCGGCGAATCAGCATAACGTCCCTCACGGGCCGGGCAAACA AACCAACGGTTGAACAGATACAGGAAGCTCTCAGTGAAGCTGTGAACAACACTGTGAAACATTTTCAAAAGCCAGAAAAAGAG AGAGGCAGCCTGACCGTTCTTCTGTGTGGAGAGGGGGGCTTGGTGGGCGTCCTGGAGCAGGTCTTCCACCACGGCTTCCGCACTGCCCGCCTCTTCCAGAAAACCGTCTTCGTGTGGGACTTCATAG AGAGGACAGTGATGTATTTGGAGGGTGCTGATCAGATGGACAGTCTGCAGGAAATGGCCGAGCACCTCCGGCTGACCGCCAACACGCTCTGTCGCTACGCTAATGCCATCAACAACACATCGCGCAGCCTTGGCAAAGACGGCAAGCTCCAGCTCCTGGTTTGCCTCGGGGCGAG AGACCGACTGCTGCCTGCctggctccccctgctggtggaGTGTCCCGACATCGCGCGCATGTACGAGGACGTCGCGCTCCTGCGTGACCGCCACGCTGTGGCTGCTCTCGTCGCCGCCCTGCAGACGCTCCACGACTTCCCCATCACTCTGGAGAGCTCAATCACCAAGGGGGTGGAGCTGTaa